In the Sandaracinus amylolyticus genome, CCGACCGCTCGTTCACCTTCATCACCAAGACGCCGCCGGCCTCGGTGCTCATCAAGCGCGAGCTCGGGCTGAAGATCGGCAAGAAGCCGGCGAGCGGTTCGTCGCGTCCCAACAAGGACAAGGTCGGCAAGATCACCCGCGCGCAGCTGACGAAGCTCGCGCAGGAGAAGATCCAGGACACGAACGCGGCGTCGATCGAGGCGTGTGTTCGTTCGCTGGCGGGCACCGCGCGCTCGATGGGCGTCGACGTCGTCGACTGACCCTCTCGAGCGACGATTCGAGTTCGGACTGACATCGTCGCAACACCCTTCCCGCTGGTTGGGTGGAACGTCGGTGATCGAACCACTGCCGCTGAGAAGTGACGGCGTCGGTGGGAGGCGGGAACGCCGACAATGGGGTCGGGGCCGCCGAATGGAGGAGCGATGAAGACGGGAAGAAAGCGCAAGAGCGCGATCGAGTCGATCGATCGTGATCGTCGCTATGCCCTCCCGGAGGCCGTCGCTC is a window encoding:
- the rplK gene encoding 50S ribosomal protein L11; protein product: MKKVTGQIKLQLPAGKANPSPPVGPALGQHGVNIMQFCKEFNARTNKQEGLIIPVVITVFSDRSFTFITKTPPASVLIKRELGLKIGKKPASGSSRPNKDKVGKITRAQLTKLAQEKIQDTNAASIEACVRSLAGTARSMGVDVVD